A genomic stretch from Pontivivens ytuae includes:
- the xylF gene encoding D-xylose ABC transporter substrate-binding protein, with product MNFNKTLAAAVVLAAGFATPSLAQDLTVGVSWSNFQEERWKTDEAAIVAALEAAGAEYISADAQSSSAKQLSDVESLIAQGADALIILAQDASAIGPAVQQASDEGIPVVAYDRLIEDPRAFYLTFDNVEVGRMQARAVLEAQPEGNYVMIKGSPTDPNADFLRGGQQEILQEAIDAGNVTIVGEAYTDGWLPANAQRNMEQILTAQANEVDAVVASNDGTAGGVVAALTAQGMEGIPVSGQDGDHAALNRVALGTQTVSVWKDARDLGRAAGEIAVALAGGTDLADIEGVEQWTSPGGTTMYAEFLEPVPVTAANLATVVDAGWITQEALCQNVPAGSVDVCG from the coding sequence ATGAACTTCAACAAGACCCTCGCGGCTGCCGTCGTGCTCGCCGCAGGCTTCGCCACCCCCTCGCTCGCCCAGGATCTCACCGTCGGCGTGAGCTGGTCGAACTTCCAGGAAGAGCGTTGGAAGACCGACGAGGCCGCCATCGTGGCAGCGCTCGAAGCGGCCGGTGCCGAGTACATCTCCGCCGACGCGCAGTCGTCCTCGGCCAAGCAGCTCTCGGACGTTGAGTCGCTGATCGCGCAGGGCGCGGACGCGCTGATCATCCTCGCGCAGGACGCCTCTGCCATCGGCCCGGCAGTGCAGCAGGCCTCCGACGAGGGCATCCCGGTCGTGGCCTATGACCGCCTGATCGAGGACCCGCGCGCCTTCTACCTGACCTTCGATAACGTGGAAGTCGGCCGCATGCAGGCCCGCGCGGTGCTCGAGGCACAGCCCGAAGGCAACTACGTGATGATCAAGGGCTCGCCGACCGACCCGAACGCGGACTTCCTGCGCGGCGGTCAGCAGGAGATCCTGCAGGAGGCGATCGATGCGGGCAACGTCACCATCGTGGGCGAGGCCTACACCGATGGCTGGCTGCCCGCCAACGCACAGCGCAACATGGAGCAGATCCTGACCGCGCAGGCCAATGAGGTCGACGCGGTCGTCGCCTCCAACGACGGCACCGCGGGCGGTGTGGTCGCGGCGCTGACGGCACAGGGCATGGAGGGCATCCCGGTCTCCGGCCAGGATGGCGACCACGCAGCGCTGAACCGCGTCGCGCTCGGCACGCAGACCGTCTCCGTCTGGAAGGACGCGCGGGATCTCGGCCGCGCGGCCGGTGAGATCGCGGTCGCCCTCGCCGGTGGCACCGACCTCGCCGACATCGAAGGCGTGGAGCAGTGGACCTCCCCGGGCGGCACCACGATGTATGCCGAGTTCCTGGAGCCGGTTCCGGTCACCGCGGCCAACCTCGCCACGGTGGTGGACGCAGGCTGGATCACGCAGGAAGCGCTCTGCCAGAACGTGCCCGCGGGCAGCGTCGACGTCTGCGGCTGA
- a CDS encoding GtrA family protein, translated as MTSFQKRRLHVLTRREFWRLVRFGVVGVCLAATYAGLFLGLREFGLTRWESNGIAFSISTALQYVAHTKWTFQSRIWDTGQQTKFLVVIGIGVVYSFIVTTKLTPFFGWPDWGAAACVIFTLPILNYILYRFWVFRV; from the coding sequence ATGACATCCTTCCAGAAACGCCGCCTGCACGTGCTGACGCGCCGCGAATTCTGGCGGCTTGTGCGTTTCGGCGTGGTCGGCGTGTGCCTCGCAGCGACTTATGCGGGCCTGTTCCTGGGGCTGCGCGAGTTCGGTCTGACCCGCTGGGAATCCAATGGGATCGCCTTTTCGATCTCGACGGCGCTGCAATACGTGGCGCACACGAAGTGGACCTTTCAGAGCCGGATCTGGGACACCGGGCAGCAGACGAAGTTCCTTGTCGTGATCGGCATCGGCGTCGTCTACTCCTTCATCGTGACGACGAAGCTGACCCCGTTCTTCGGCTGGCCGGACTGGGGTGCTGCGGCCTGCGTGATCTTCACGCTGCCGATACTGAACTACATCCTCTATCGCTTCTGGGTGTTCCGCGTCTGA
- the xylA gene encoding xylose isomerase, protein MSYFDGITPVTFEGPDSNNPLAFRHYDPDEVVMGKRMEEHLRFAVCYWHNFAWEGGDPFGGRTFERPWFGDTMDHARAKADAAFDMFRILGVPYFCFHDADVRPEGADFAENTANLEAIVDLFEEKMKDGPKLLWGTANLFSHRRYMAGAATNPDPDVFAFAAATVKTCLDATHRLGGENYVLWGGREGYETLLNTDMGRELDHLAKFIEKVVDHKHRIGFEGTILIEPKPQEPTKHQYDYDVATCYGFLKRYGLENEVKLNIEQGHAILAGHSFEHEIALAQALGAFGSIDMNRNDYQSGWDTDQFPNNVPEVALAYYHILKGGGFGTGGTNFDAKLRRQSLDPEDLIAAHVGGMDVCARGLKAAAAMLEEGGLEAALTDRYAGWEGADAKHMLHEESLEDIAARVARDGVNPSPVSGRQERLENHVNRFV, encoded by the coding sequence ATGAGCTATTTCGACGGCATCACCCCCGTGACCTTCGAAGGACCCGACAGCAACAACCCGCTCGCCTTCCGCCACTACGATCCCGACGAGGTGGTGATGGGCAAGCGGATGGAGGAGCACCTGCGCTTCGCCGTGTGCTACTGGCACAACTTCGCGTGGGAGGGCGGCGACCCCTTCGGCGGGCGCACCTTCGAGCGACCCTGGTTCGGTGACACGATGGACCATGCGCGGGCAAAGGCGGACGCGGCCTTCGACATGTTCCGCATCCTCGGCGTGCCTTACTTCTGCTTCCATGACGCCGATGTGCGGCCCGAGGGCGCGGATTTCGCCGAGAACACGGCCAATCTGGAGGCCATCGTCGATCTCTTCGAAGAGAAGATGAAGGACGGGCCGAAGCTGCTGTGGGGCACCGCCAACCTCTTCTCCCACCGCCGCTACATGGCCGGGGCCGCGACCAATCCGGATCCAGACGTGTTCGCCTTCGCCGCCGCGACGGTGAAGACCTGCCTCGACGCCACGCACAGGTTGGGCGGGGAGAACTACGTGCTCTGGGGCGGGCGCGAGGGGTATGAGACGCTGCTCAACACGGATATGGGCCGCGAACTCGACCACCTCGCGAAGTTCATCGAGAAGGTGGTGGATCACAAGCACCGCATCGGCTTCGAAGGCACGATCCTGATCGAGCCGAAGCCGCAGGAGCCGACCAAGCACCAGTACGACTACGACGTCGCCACATGCTACGGCTTCCTGAAGCGTTACGGGTTGGAGAACGAGGTGAAGCTCAACATCGAGCAGGGCCACGCGATCCTCGCCGGGCATTCCTTCGAGCACGAGATCGCGCTGGCGCAGGCGCTTGGGGCCTTCGGCTCGATCGACATGAACCGCAACGACTACCAGTCGGGCTGGGACACGGACCAGTTCCCGAACAACGTGCCGGAGGTCGCGCTGGCCTATTACCACATCCTGAAGGGGGGCGGGTTCGGCACCGGCGGCACCAATTTCGACGCGAAGCTGCGGCGCCAGTCCCTCGATCCGGAGGATCTGATCGCGGCCCATGTCGGCGGCATGGATGTCTGCGCCCGCGGGCTGAAAGCTGCCGCGGCGATGCTGGAGGAAGGGGGCCTGGAGGCCGCGCTCACCGATCGCTATGCCGGTTGGGAAGGTGCGGATGCGAAGCACATGCTCCACGAGGAGAGCCTGGAGGACATCGCCGCCCGCGTGGCGCGCGACGGCGTCAATCCGAGCCCCGTGTCAGGGCGGCAGGAGCGGCTGGAAAACCACGTAAACCGTTTCGTCTGA
- a CDS encoding ATP-binding cassette domain-containing protein, whose amino-acid sequence MNTGTPLVEMRNMSIAFGGVQAVDDVSVDLHPGEVVGLLGHNGAGKSTLIKILSGAYRADAGEIFVNGQKVTIENPRDARANNIETIYQTLALADNLDAASNLFLGREITNAFGMVDDDAMEAETRKIMARLNPNFKKFAAPVSALSGGQRQSVAIARAVYFNAKILIMDEPTAALGVHETQMVAELIEELKKQGIGIFLISHDIQDVFKLCDRVSVMKNGQLVGTERVEDVTEDDVLGMIILGKKPEHRAA is encoded by the coding sequence ATGAACACCGGAACCCCTCTCGTCGAGATGCGCAACATGTCCATCGCCTTCGGCGGTGTGCAGGCGGTCGATGATGTGAGCGTGGACCTGCATCCCGGCGAGGTCGTCGGGCTGCTCGGCCACAACGGCGCAGGAAAGTCGACGCTGATCAAGATCCTGTCGGGTGCCTACCGTGCCGATGCGGGCGAGATCTTCGTCAACGGCCAGAAGGTCACAATCGAGAACCCGCGCGACGCGCGCGCCAACAACATCGAGACGATCTACCAGACGCTGGCGCTCGCCGACAATCTGGACGCGGCCTCGAACCTGTTCCTGGGCCGCGAGATCACCAACGCCTTCGGCATGGTGGACGACGACGCGATGGAGGCGGAGACGCGCAAGATCATGGCGCGGCTCAACCCAAACTTCAAAAAGTTCGCGGCCCCTGTGAGTGCTCTCTCGGGCGGTCAGCGCCAGTCGGTCGCCATCGCCCGCGCGGTCTATTTCAACGCGAAGATCCTGATCATGGATGAGCCCACCGCGGCCCTCGGCGTGCACGAGACGCAGATGGTTGCGGAGCTGATCGAGGAGCTGAAGAAGCAGGGGATCGGCATCTTCCTGATCTCCCACGACATCCAGGACGTCTTCAAGCTCTGCGACCGGGTAAGCGTGATGAAGAACGGCCAGCTCGTCGGTACCGAGCGGGTCGAGGATGTGACCGAGGACGACGTCCTCGGCATGATCATCCTCGGCAAGAAGCCCGAACACCGGGCGGCCTGA
- a CDS encoding rod-binding protein — MDVVATPPATASLDRRAALEKTAREFEAAFLSEMLQHSGMGRARAAMGGGAGEDAFASLLAREQAKAFADAGGIGLARHIFDSLWEGTDA, encoded by the coding sequence ATGGATGTCGTTGCCACTCCGCCCGCCACCGCGTCTCTCGACCGGCGGGCAGCGCTCGAAAAGACCGCGCGGGAGTTCGAGGCCGCGTTCTTGTCGGAGATGCTGCAGCATTCCGGTATGGGGCGCGCGCGCGCCGCGATGGGAGGCGGCGCCGGCGAGGATGCGTTTGCATCCCTGCTGGCTCGCGAGCAGGCGAAAGCCTTTGCCGATGCGGGCGGGATCGGGCTCGCGCGTCACATCTTCGACAGCTTGTGGGAGGGGACGGATGCGTGA
- the xylB gene encoding xylulokinase codes for MYLGLDLGTSSLKGVLVDETQAVAGQATAPLSVDRPASGWSEQSPVEWLRAAEAVFDALAAEHNLSAVRGIGLSGQMHGATLLDASDDVLRPCILWNDTRAAEEAAALDADPVFRELTGNIVFPGFTAPKLAWVRAHEPEVFAKVAKVLLPKDYLRLWLTGEHVAEMSDAAGTSWLDVAARDWADRLLAVTGLTREQMPRLVEGTEVSGGTRPELAQRWGLTAGTPVAGGAGDNAAAAVGMGVVKAGQAFLSLGTSGVLFAANDSFAPDPGSAVHTFCHALPGKWHQMGVILAATDALNWYAGVAGSTARDLTGALCEVVAPGRTLFLPYLGGERTPHNDAGVRGAFLGLEHAADRDAMTRAVLEGVAFAFADSRDALAATGTRLERATAVGGGSLSSHWLQVVANATGLILDVPEAGDFGGAFGAARLGLMAAEGAGAEIATPPTIARSIEPDPALADAFAAGHARYRAAYSAIRSVS; via the coding sequence ATGTATCTGGGGCTCGACCTCGGCACCTCCTCGCTGAAGGGGGTGCTGGTCGACGAGACCCAGGCGGTCGCGGGCCAGGCGACCGCACCCTTGAGCGTGGATCGGCCGGCCTCCGGCTGGTCGGAGCAGTCGCCGGTGGAATGGCTGCGCGCGGCCGAGGCGGTGTTCGATGCTTTGGCGGCTGAGCATAACCTGTCCGCCGTGCGCGGCATCGGGCTGTCGGGGCAGATGCATGGGGCAACGCTGCTCGATGCCTCCGACGACGTGCTACGGCCCTGCATCCTGTGGAATGACACCCGCGCGGCGGAGGAAGCGGCGGCGCTGGACGCCGATCCGGTATTCCGCGAGTTGACGGGCAACATCGTCTTTCCCGGCTTCACCGCGCCGAAGCTTGCCTGGGTCCGGGCGCATGAGCCTGAGGTGTTCGCGAAAGTCGCCAAGGTGCTACTGCCGAAGGACTACCTGCGCCTCTGGCTGACCGGCGAGCACGTCGCCGAGATGTCGGATGCCGCCGGAACGAGCTGGCTCGATGTCGCCGCCCGCGACTGGGCCGATCGGCTGCTGGCCGTGACCGGGCTCACGCGCGAGCAGATGCCGCGGCTCGTGGAAGGCACCGAGGTGTCCGGCGGCACCCGGCCCGAACTGGCGCAGCGCTGGGGGCTGACGGCTGGAACACCGGTCGCGGGCGGTGCCGGGGACAACGCCGCCGCGGCCGTGGGCATGGGCGTTGTGAAGGCGGGGCAGGCGTTCCTGTCGCTCGGTACCTCTGGTGTGCTGTTCGCCGCCAATGACAGTTTCGCACCCGATCCGGGCAGTGCGGTGCATACGTTCTGTCACGCGCTGCCGGGGAAGTGGCACCAGATGGGCGTGATCCTCGCGGCGACCGATGCGCTGAACTGGTATGCGGGTGTCGCGGGGTCGACCGCGCGCGACCTGACCGGTGCGCTTTGCGAGGTGGTAGCACCCGGCCGCACGTTGTTCCTGCCCTATCTGGGCGGCGAGCGGACGCCTCACAACGATGCCGGGGTGCGCGGCGCCTTCCTCGGGCTGGAGCACGCGGCCGACCGCGACGCCATGACCCGCGCGGTGCTGGAGGGCGTCGCCTTCGCCTTCGCCGACAGCCGCGATGCGCTTGCTGCGACCGGAACGCGGCTCGAGCGAGCCACGGCGGTGGGGGGCGGCTCGCTCTCGTCCCACTGGCTGCAGGTCGTTGCCAACGCGACCGGCCTGATCCTCGATGTTCCCGAAGCGGGTGATTTCGGTGGAGCCTTCGGCGCAGCCCGGCTGGGCCTCATGGCCGCCGAAGGCGCGGGGGCCGAGATCGCCACGCCACCCACCATCGCCCGATCCATCGAACCCGACCCGGCGCTGGCCGATGCCTTCGCCGCCGGTCATGCCCGTTACCGCGCCGCCTATTCCGCCATCAGGAGCGTCTCATGA
- a CDS encoding sugar ABC transporter permease — translation MTDTGPADTRDSATTVPQTPKSFFASLELDMRLIGMIAALFVIWVGFAAFTDGRFLTPRNIFNLTIQTVSVAIMATGMVFIIVTRHIDLSVGSLLATCSAAMAVLQTQYLPEIFGLGSPMIWIFAVIGGLIVGTAIGAFQGWMVGYLAIPAFIVTLGGLLIWRNVAWYMTNGQTIGPLDSTFQIFGGINGTLGESWSWIIGMVLTAAALAMLFASRRRKSSHGFPVKPMGAEVALGGIFAFAILAFIFILNSYSIPERRLERMFEARGEVMPEGLVQGYGLPVSVLLLIVIAIVMTVIAQRTRLGRYIFATGGNPDAAELSGINTKLLTVKVFAIMGALCALSAVVASARLTNHSNDIGTLDELRVIAAAVIGGTALSGGIGTIYGAILGALIMQSLQSGMAMVGVDAPLQNIVVGAVLVLAVWVDIIYRRRAGL, via the coding sequence ATGACCGACACTGGCCCCGCAGATACCCGCGACAGTGCCACCACGGTTCCGCAGACGCCGAAGAGCTTCTTCGCCTCGCTCGAACTCGACATGCGGCTGATCGGGATGATCGCGGCGCTGTTCGTGATCTGGGTGGGCTTTGCGGCCTTCACCGACGGGCGATTCCTGACGCCGCGCAACATCTTCAACCTCACGATCCAGACGGTGAGTGTGGCGATCATGGCCACGGGCATGGTCTTCATCATCGTGACCCGACATATCGATCTGAGCGTGGGCTCACTGCTCGCCACCTGCTCGGCGGCGATGGCGGTGCTGCAGACGCAGTACCTGCCGGAGATCTTCGGCCTCGGCTCGCCCATGATCTGGATCTTCGCCGTGATCGGCGGGCTGATCGTCGGTACAGCCATCGGGGCGTTCCAAGGCTGGATGGTGGGATATCTCGCCATTCCAGCCTTTATCGTGACGCTGGGCGGTCTGCTGATCTGGCGCAACGTGGCCTGGTACATGACGAACGGGCAGACAATCGGCCCGCTCGATTCCACCTTCCAGATCTTCGGCGGCATTAATGGCACGCTCGGGGAGAGCTGGAGCTGGATCATTGGGATGGTCCTGACGGCGGCGGCGCTTGCGATGCTGTTCGCCTCGCGCCGGCGCAAGTCCTCCCACGGCTTCCCGGTGAAGCCGATGGGGGCCGAGGTTGCACTCGGCGGCATCTTCGCCTTCGCAATCCTCGCCTTCATCTTTATCCTCAACAGCTATTCCATACCGGAGCGGCGGCTGGAGCGCATGTTCGAGGCGCGCGGCGAGGTGATGCCGGAGGGGCTGGTGCAGGGCTACGGCCTGCCGGTCTCGGTCCTGCTGCTGATCGTGATCGCCATCGTGATGACGGTGATTGCGCAGCGTACGCGGCTGGGGCGCTACATCTTCGCCACCGGCGGAAACCCGGATGCCGCGGAGCTCTCGGGCATCAACACCAAGCTGCTGACGGTCAAGGTCTTTGCCATCATGGGGGCGCTCTGTGCGCTATCGGCGGTGGTCGCTTCGGCACGCCTGACCAACCACTCCAACGACATCGGCACGCTGGATGAGCTGCGGGTGATCGCGGCGGCGGTGATCGGCGGCACGGCGCTGTCGGGCGGGATCGGTACGATCTACGGTGCGATCCTCGGCGCGCTCATCATGCAGTCGCTTCAGTCGGGCATGGCCATGGTCGGCGTCGATGCACCGCTGCAGAACATCGTGGTCGGCGCGGTCCTCGTGCTCGCCGTCTGGGTCGACATCATCTACCGCCGCCGCGCGGGCCTCTGA
- a CDS encoding flagellar hook capping FlgD N-terminal domain-containing protein: protein MDAVTSTTQTQSQAPAASTNTSSVTDYETFLTLLTAQLRNQNPLNPMESTEFVAQLATFTSVEQQILTNTKLDGLTSALRESDVSALGGWIGREVAVEGPIPFNGTPVTPEFDADAPTGARLVVRDGLGEIVSDQPYGSGTWTGTLNNGLQASPGTYSFELRGPAAQGDRLIANGYGFATVEEARFSPDGNSLRLSDGRDVPASSVSALR from the coding sequence ATGGACGCCGTGACCTCGACGACGCAAACCCAGAGCCAAGCACCGGCTGCGAGCACCAACACCTCGTCCGTGACCGACTACGAAACGTTTCTGACGTTGCTCACAGCCCAGCTCCGCAACCAGAACCCGCTCAACCCTATGGAATCGACGGAGTTCGTGGCGCAGCTCGCCACCTTCACCTCGGTCGAGCAACAGATCCTCACCAATACCAAGCTCGACGGGCTGACCTCGGCTCTGAGAGAAAGCGACGTCTCCGCACTCGGCGGCTGGATCGGGCGGGAGGTCGCGGTCGAGGGGCCAATCCCCTTCAACGGCACGCCGGTTACACCGGAATTCGACGCCGATGCCCCGACGGGCGCGCGGCTCGTGGTGCGGGATGGCCTGGGTGAGATCGTCAGCGACCAGCCTTACGGCAGCGGTACTTGGACAGGAACGCTCAACAACGGCCTGCAGGCTTCACCCGGCACCTACAGCTTCGAGCTGCGCGGCCCCGCAGCACAGGGAGATCGCCTCATCGCGAATGGCTATGGTTTTGCTACGGTGGAGGAGGCGCGCTTTTCGCCCGATGGCAACAGCTTGCGGCTCTCCGACGGGCGCGACGTGCCGGCCAGCAGCGTCAGTGCGCTGCGGTAA
- a CDS encoding ROK family transcriptional regulator, whose protein sequence is MTGYGPQGLALAPAGGSARDLIFERIRAAGQIARVDIARDLSISPATVTTLTADLMSRGLIEETADGRGAGGARGRPRVALRLRADAHVVAGLKLGDRVVTVVLLDFAGRRLAERTTPAGPVPCDAEAVLASVEDALDQALAEAALTRTDLAFIGVGVPGFVATETGMVHWSPTLSVCDVPLAQLLEQRLGRPVAIDNDANLLAMAELWFGVGRAMRDFIVVSIEQGVGMGIVLGNRLYRGTRGRGAEFGHMKVQPEGALCRCGQRGCLEAYVADYALLREAETALPHAPLAPQDRLEKLFAEAKAGNLAARSIFHRAGRLFAIGLANIVNIFDPELVILSGEQMRYDYLYSDAVREGMEANSLDLGHPPVELRIHKWEDQLWAKGAAALALDRLSEQLLAGEMADA, encoded by the coding sequence ATGACCGGCTACGGCCCGCAGGGACTGGCGCTCGCCCCCGCCGGGGGGAGTGCGCGCGACCTGATATTCGAGCGGATTCGCGCAGCCGGTCAGATCGCCCGGGTCGACATCGCCCGCGACCTGTCCATCAGCCCAGCCACTGTCACGACGCTGACGGCCGACCTGATGAGCCGCGGCCTGATCGAGGAAACGGCCGATGGCCGCGGCGCCGGTGGCGCCCGCGGCCGTCCCCGCGTGGCCCTGCGCCTGCGCGCCGATGCCCACGTGGTCGCAGGCCTGAAGCTCGGCGACCGGGTGGTGACTGTCGTCCTTCTGGACTTCGCCGGGCGGCGGCTGGCCGAACGGACCACTCCCGCCGGCCCCGTCCCCTGCGATGCGGAGGCGGTGCTCGCCTCCGTGGAAGATGCGCTGGATCAGGCGCTTGCGGAAGCGGCGCTGACCCGCACCGACCTTGCCTTCATCGGCGTGGGCGTCCCCGGTTTCGTCGCGACGGAGACCGGCATGGTGCACTGGTCGCCCACCCTCTCCGTCTGCGACGTGCCGCTCGCGCAGCTCCTGGAACAACGGCTCGGCCGCCCGGTCGCGATCGACAACGACGCCAACCTGCTCGCCATGGCGGAGCTGTGGTTCGGCGTCGGCCGCGCGATGCGCGACTTCATCGTGGTCAGCATCGAACAGGGCGTCGGCATGGGCATCGTGCTCGGCAACCGGCTCTATCGCGGTACGCGGGGCCGCGGGGCGGAGTTCGGGCACATGAAGGTGCAGCCCGAGGGCGCTCTCTGCCGCTGCGGTCAGCGCGGCTGCCTCGAAGCCTATGTCGCCGACTACGCCCTGTTGCGCGAGGCAGAGACCGCGCTGCCCCATGCGCCGCTCGCCCCGCAAGACCGGCTGGAGAAACTCTTTGCCGAGGCGAAGGCCGGGAACCTCGCCGCCCGCTCTATCTTCCACCGCGCCGGGCGGCTCTTTGCCATCGGGCTCGCCAATATCGTCAACATCTTCGACCCGGAGCTCGTGATCCTGTCAGGCGAGCAGATGCGCTACGATTACCTCTATTCGGACGCGGTGCGGGAGGGGATGGAGGCGAACTCCCTCGACCTCGGCCACCCGCCGGTGGAGCTGCGCATTCACAAATGGGAGGATCAGCTCTGGGCCAAGGGGGCGGCCGCACTGGCGCTCGACCGCCTGTCGGAGCAACTGCTGGCGGGGGAGATGGCGGATGC
- a CDS encoding flagellar hook-length control protein FliK: protein MHVLLQILGMAPTNPSAAPAGLPTESDDPGGFTDLFAEPSGEATSGDVEEHLLPDTRSGMRMPEMTAFPNTLELPSSKNSADAEAEVATAPLVGTTAPAPNQTDLGMTDIEVSAQTPIISDAGEIEPEHTHRPQGLKGDTEPAPVLDPKQITATSADANEGQILLPQTAAVNAAADEAAPKPDRLGTAAVPPENAPPTAPMPKIVQAPHQQSKAATSPDVSQRAEAAAEAEPTEGDPPPIKRTDSAPAEARELQPRTAASPIASAIAPNVADTPDTPAPPIPSDPVVETNTWRTDPTSRATAAPAAPIAHTQLAAEIVRLAADGQVRTAELRLDPPELGRLTVTLSFTEDGLSALIAAERNETMDLLRRNAEHLARELSAAGFEGADLQFSDQSAGSDQTTPDREETGTFASVTTDAEPTPLQRQPASGLDLRV from the coding sequence ATGCACGTCCTGCTCCAGATCCTTGGAATGGCTCCGACCAACCCGTCTGCCGCGCCTGCAGGCTTGCCGACGGAATCAGATGATCCGGGCGGGTTCACCGATCTCTTTGCCGAGCCATCGGGCGAGGCGACATCCGGTGACGTCGAAGAACACCTGCTCCCCGACACTCGCTCGGGAATGCGAATGCCTGAGATGACCGCCTTCCCGAACACGCTCGAGCTCCCTTCGTCCAAAAACTCGGCGGATGCAGAAGCTGAAGTCGCGACAGCGCCGCTAGTCGGCACCACTGCCCCCGCGCCGAATCAAACCGACCTCGGCATGACGGATATTGAGGTATCTGCACAAACCCCGATTATCTCCGACGCTGGCGAGATCGAGCCCGAACACACGCACAGACCGCAGGGTTTGAAGGGGGACACCGAACCAGCGCCTGTGCTCGATCCGAAACAGATCACCGCAACTTCTGCGGACGCGAATGAGGGCCAGATCCTGCTGCCCCAAACCGCGGCTGTAAATGCAGCCGCCGATGAGGCCGCGCCGAAGCCCGATCGCCTCGGGACGGCAGCGGTTCCACCGGAGAATGCGCCTCCAACTGCCCCAATGCCGAAGATCGTCCAGGCTCCGCATCAGCAGAGTAAAGCAGCGACCTCCCCTGATGTCAGCCAACGCGCGGAGGCAGCTGCCGAGGCCGAACCAACGGAAGGCGATCCGCCGCCGATCAAACGAACAGACAGCGCGCCGGCCGAAGCGCGTGAGCTTCAGCCGCGCACCGCAGCATCGCCAATCGCGTCCGCCATCGCGCCCAACGTGGCCGACACGCCGGACACTCCCGCCCCGCCGATCCCATCCGACCCAGTTGTCGAGACGAACACGTGGCGAACCGATCCGACCTCACGCGCGACGGCGGCACCCGCGGCTCCCATAGCGCACACGCAGCTCGCAGCAGAGATCGTGCGGCTGGCAGCCGACGGGCAGGTACGCACGGCGGAGCTCCGCCTCGACCCACCGGAACTTGGACGGCTGACCGTAACGCTCAGCTTTACCGAGGACGGGCTCTCCGCACTCATCGCCGCCGAGCGGAACGAGACGATGGACCTTCTCCGCCGCAATGCCGAGCACCTGGCCCGCGAGCTTTCCGCAGCCGGGTTCGAGGGCGCCGACCTGCAGTTCTCCGACCAGTCGGCAGGCTCCGACCAGACCACACCCGACCGCGAGGAGACCGGCACCTTCGCGTCTGTGACGACCGACGCCGAACCCACCCCGTTGCAGCGCCAGCCCGCCAGTGGCCTCGACCTCAGAGTGTAG